The following proteins are encoded in a genomic region of Rattus rattus isolate New Zealand chromosome 2, Rrattus_CSIRO_v1, whole genome shotgun sequence:
- the Cldn20 gene encoding claudin-20, with protein MASAGLQLLAFILAVSGVSGVLAATLLPNWKVNADAGSNIVTAIVQVHGLWMDCTWYSTGMFSCTLKYSVLSLPVYVQTARATMVLACILSALGICTAIVGMKCTHLGGDAHTKSHISFAGGVCFITAGISALVPTVWYTKEIISNFLDLTVPESHKYEPGGAVYIGFISAMLLLIAGIIFCISYIKKNQEPWIYPPKQKLTSTWQPKNRLAYNLKDYV; from the coding sequence ATGGCCTCGGCCGGTCTCCAGCTCCTTGCTTTCATCCTGGCTGTGTCTGGGGTCTCTGGAGTACTTGCTGCCACTCTGCTGCCAAACTGGAAGGTTAATGCAGATGCAGGCTCCAACATTGTAACTGCTATTGTACAGGTACATGGGTTGTGGATGGACTGCACGTGGTACAGCACTGGGATGTTTAGCTGCACTCTGAAATACTCCGTTCTGTCGCTCCCCGTCTATGTGCAGACTGCGAGGGCCACCATGGTCCTGGCCTGCATTCTGTCTGCCTTGGGGATTTGTACTGCGATAGTAGGAATGAAATGCACTCACTTAGGAGGAGACGCACACACCAAGAGTCACATTTCCTTTGCTGGAGGAGTCTGCTTCATCACCGCAGGGATCTCTGCTTTAGTCCCAACAGTGTGGTACACCAAAGAGATCATATCCAACTTTTTGGATCTGACTGTTCCAGAAAGCCACAAATATGAACCTGGAGGAGCCGTGTACATTGGGTTCATTTCAGCGATGTTACTACTTATCGCTGGtattattttctgcatttcttatataaaaaagaaccaagaaccaTGGATCTACCCTCCCAAGCAGAAACTTACCTCTACCTGGCAGCCAAAGAACAGGTTAGCATACAACCTGAAGGATTATGTGTAA